A single region of the candidate division WOR-3 bacterium genome encodes:
- a CDS encoding cation-binding protein — translation MSGLSPPTEALAAEHRLTERMLAVMEWRVAEMESVGTADVAFIDGAVEFLRTYAGRCHHGKEEDILFRELARKPLTAEHRRLLEELTAEHVFSRTTTAQLVEARTRHAAGQASALAEVISCLHLFVEFYPKHIAKEEQEFFPSVLNYFTAAELSWLRAEQNEFDRRLVHTLYEKAVAAWELMPSQDSDSGAVAGGGSLPEPPMALH, via the coding sequence ATGAGTGGACTGTCTCCGCCCACTGAAGCGCTAGCAGCCGAGCACCGGCTGACCGAGCGGATGTTAGCCGTGATGGAATGGCGGGTCGCCGAAATGGAGTCAGTCGGAACGGCTGACGTCGCCTTCATCGACGGCGCGGTCGAGTTCCTGCGTACCTATGCCGGCCGCTGTCACCACGGCAAGGAGGAAGACATCCTTTTCCGCGAGCTGGCGCGGAAGCCGCTTACAGCGGAGCACAGGCGACTGCTCGAAGAACTGACGGCCGAGCACGTCTTCTCACGCACGACCACCGCGCAGCTGGTCGAGGCGCGGACCCGTCACGCCGCCGGCCAGGCCAGCGCCCTGGCCGAAGTCATCTCCTGCCTCCACTTGTTCGTCGAGTTCTACCCGAAACACATCGCCAAGGAGGAACAGGAGTTCTTCCCCTCGGTATTGAACTACTTCACCGCCGCGGAGTTGAGCTGGTTGCGCGCCGAGCAGAATGAGTTTGACCGGAGGCTGGTCCATACGCTGTACGAAAAGGCGGTCGCGGCATGGGAACTGATGCCGAGCCAGGACAGCGATTCCGGTGCGGTTGCCGGGGGCGGCAGTCTGCCCGAACCGCCGATGGCCCTGCACTAG